From one Haloarcula halobia genomic stretch:
- a CDS encoding glycosyltransferase family 2 protein, whose amino-acid sequence MSTPLLSVITPSYNQAEFIEDNLRSVRGLNGAIEHIVVDGDSDDETVSILREYENEYNLRWVSEPDDGQSHAVNKGLEMANGEYVGWLNADDYYLSGANKLLNATKDQSDAIDVFYGDFVFVDIDGQELSKKYHANPSQFVHKYWQNYTANHCSFIRRSVFKELGGLREDLEYVMDVELLWRILEEDYEQRHVPHFIAARRIHDDAKTVGESTHKNEQEKELLRDMYGYSLIDRFVPRKALTLLAICLQTILFASQSRWEAIENVVDTLKSR is encoded by the coding sequence ATGTCCACACCGCTTCTCTCGGTGATTACCCCGTCTTACAACCAAGCGGAGTTCATAGAGGATAACCTTCGGTCAGTCCGCGGTCTTAACGGGGCTATCGAACACATTGTGGTCGACGGTGACTCCGACGACGAGACGGTATCGATACTCAGGGAGTACGAAAACGAATACAATCTCCGCTGGGTCTCGGAACCCGACGATGGGCAATCGCATGCCGTTAACAAAGGCTTGGAGATGGCTAATGGTGAGTACGTCGGATGGCTAAACGCTGACGATTATTATCTATCAGGTGCAAATAAACTCCTTAATGCCACCAAAGACCAATCGGATGCTATAGATGTGTTTTACGGTGACTTCGTTTTCGTAGATATCGATGGACAAGAACTCAGCAAAAAGTACCACGCGAATCCCTCCCAGTTTGTCCACAAGTACTGGCAGAACTACACAGCCAATCACTGCTCTTTCATCAGGCGGTCAGTGTTCAAGGAACTCGGGGGACTGCGGGAGGATTTGGAGTACGTAATGGATGTTGAGCTCCTTTGGCGCATCCTCGAAGAAGACTACGAACAGCGCCACGTCCCGCATTTTATCGCGGCCCGACGGATTCACGACGACGCGAAAACCGTCGGCGAATCTACACATAAGAATGAACAGGAAAAAGAACTCCTCCGAGACATGTACGGCTATTCGCTTATCGATCGGTTTGTCCCGCGAAAGGCCCTAACTCTGCTGGCTATCTGTTTGCAGACGATACTGTTCGCTAGTCAGTCCCGATGGGAGGCCATCGAAAACGTTGTCGACACGCTCAAATCCCGGTGA